The following proteins are encoded in a genomic region of Cellulomonas sp. ES6:
- a CDS encoding extracellular solute-binding protein — protein sequence MKARKTLAVAAAVVVGAMGLAACGGGDDSGSNDGGGDGKVELTFWHNSTTGDGKAYWEDTVAAFEEANPNVTITIQSIQNEDMDGKLQTALNSGDAPDIFMARGGGKLADVVEAGQAMDLTDKLTDETKSALGEASLSAFSIDGKTYGVPTAVLPGGLYYSKDLFEQAGITETPTTMDELNDAVDKLKAAGIQPIALGAKDAWPAAHWYYFFALRECSADTMAQAAADMSFDDECWTKAGQDLQDFAGTEPFNNGFLTTSAQQGAGSSAGLVANHQAAMELMGAWDPGVIASLTPDQKPLADLGWFPFPAVDGGKGDPSAMMGGVDGFSCYVDAPAECADFLNFAAQKEYQENYAKAFVTLPASKEAQGVVTDPALQDVLAAYNDAAYVSVWLDTLFGQNVGNALNTSVVDMLAGNGSPDAIVETVNAAAAKE from the coding sequence ATGAAGGCACGCAAGACACTCGCGGTCGCGGCCGCGGTGGTCGTGGGAGCCATGGGCCTGGCCGCCTGTGGCGGTGGTGACGACTCCGGGTCCAACGACGGGGGCGGTGACGGGAAGGTCGAGCTGACCTTCTGGCACAACTCCACGACCGGTGACGGCAAGGCGTACTGGGAGGACACGGTCGCCGCGTTCGAGGAGGCCAACCCGAACGTCACGATCACGATCCAGTCCATCCAGAACGAGGACATGGACGGCAAGCTCCAGACCGCCCTGAACTCCGGCGACGCGCCGGACATCTTCATGGCGCGCGGCGGCGGCAAGCTCGCCGACGTGGTCGAGGCGGGCCAGGCCATGGACCTCACCGACAAGCTCACCGACGAGACCAAGTCGGCGCTCGGCGAGGCGTCGCTGTCGGCGTTCTCGATCGACGGCAAGACCTACGGCGTCCCGACGGCCGTCCTCCCCGGCGGCCTGTACTACAGCAAGGACCTGTTCGAGCAGGCCGGCATCACCGAGACGCCGACCACGATGGACGAGCTGAACGACGCCGTCGACAAGCTCAAGGCCGCCGGCATCCAGCCGATCGCGCTGGGCGCCAAGGACGCGTGGCCCGCCGCTCACTGGTACTACTTCTTCGCGCTGCGCGAGTGCTCCGCGGACACGATGGCCCAGGCCGCCGCGGACATGAGCTTCGACGACGAGTGCTGGACCAAGGCCGGTCAGGACCTGCAGGACTTCGCGGGCACCGAGCCGTTCAACAACGGCTTCCTCACCACCTCCGCGCAGCAGGGCGCCGGCTCGTCGGCCGGTCTCGTCGCCAACCACCAGGCCGCCATGGAGCTCATGGGCGCCTGGGACCCGGGCGTCATCGCCTCGCTGACCCCGGACCAGAAGCCGCTGGCCGACCTCGGCTGGTTCCCCTTCCCGGCGGTCGACGGCGGCAAGGGCGACCCGAGCGCCATGATGGGTGGCGTCGACGGCTTCAGCTGCTACGTGGACGCCCCGGCCGAGTGCGCGGACTTCCTGAACTTCGCCGCTCAGAAGGAGTACCAGGAGAACTACGCCAAGGCGTTCGTCACCCTGCCGGCGAGCAAGGAGGCGCAGGGCGTCGTCACCGACCCGGCCCTGCAGGACGTCCTCGCGGCCTACAACGACGCGGCCTACGTGTCGGTGTGGCTCGACACCCTGTTCGGCCAGAACGTCGGCAACGCGCTGAACACCAGCGTCGTCGACATGCTGGCGGGCAACGGCAGCCCCGACGCGATCGTCGAGACGGTCAACGCCGCGGCGGCCAAGGAGTAG
- a CDS encoding sugar ABC transporter permease — translation MSDSQGVGPLVTTSPEGRSGVGDGAVTAPSPAPRPRRRKRGSWRQRLEVTLLTGPAILIFLAFVIFPVVMAAYYGFFKWKGYGPPTDFVGLQNYLTIFQDPTFIDALRHNGFIVVMSLVMQGPAAVILALLLNRKIRGRSLIRVLIFVPYVISEVIVGTGWSLMLQTSGAVNDLLGKIGLSGWAVDWLSDPKIAIWSLMIIITWKYIGFAVILFLAGLQSIPEELHEAAAIDGASYWQAQRSITLPLLGPTIRIWAFLSIIGSLQLFDLVYIIWGQYVSATAGTSTMATYMVLNGRNAGNYGFGNAVAVVLFLISLVIALTYQRFVLRRDTEGALTERKK, via the coding sequence ATGAGCGACTCGCAGGGCGTGGGCCCGCTGGTCACGACGTCGCCCGAGGGTCGCTCGGGTGTCGGGGACGGTGCCGTCACGGCGCCGTCCCCGGCCCCCCGGCCGCGGCGCCGGAAGAGGGGGAGCTGGCGTCAGCGGCTCGAGGTCACCCTCCTGACCGGCCCCGCCATCCTGATCTTCCTGGCGTTCGTGATCTTCCCGGTCGTCATGGCCGCCTACTACGGGTTCTTCAAGTGGAAGGGCTACGGCCCTCCGACCGACTTCGTCGGGCTGCAGAACTACCTCACGATCTTCCAGGACCCGACCTTCATCGACGCCCTGCGGCACAACGGCTTCATCGTCGTCATGTCGCTCGTCATGCAGGGTCCCGCAGCCGTCATCCTGGCGCTGCTGCTCAACCGCAAGATCCGCGGGCGGTCGCTGATCCGCGTGCTGATCTTCGTCCCGTACGTGATCTCCGAGGTCATCGTCGGCACCGGCTGGAGCCTCATGCTCCAGACCAGCGGCGCCGTGAACGACCTGCTCGGCAAGATCGGCCTCTCGGGCTGGGCCGTCGACTGGCTGTCCGACCCGAAGATCGCCATCTGGTCGCTGATGATCATCATCACCTGGAAGTACATCGGCTTCGCGGTGATCCTGTTCCTCGCCGGCCTGCAGTCGATCCCCGAGGAGCTCCACGAGGCCGCCGCCATCGACGGCGCGTCCTACTGGCAGGCGCAGCGCAGCATCACGCTCCCGCTGCTCGGCCCGACCATCCGGATCTGGGCGTTCCTGTCGATCATCGGCTCGCTGCAGCTGTTCGACCTCGTCTACATCATCTGGGGCCAGTACGTGTCCGCCACGGCGGGGACGTCGACGATGGCCACGTACATGGTGCTCAACGGCCGGAACGCCGGGAACTACGGCTTCGGCAACGCGGTCGCGGTCGTGCTGTTCCTCATCTCGCTGGTCATCGCGCTGACCTACCAGCGCTTCGTGCTCCGGCGTGACACCGAGGGCGCGCTCACGGAGAGGAAGAAGTGA
- a CDS encoding carbohydrate ABC transporter permease: MAATAVQASPVAAPGPAPRRRGKSLDRVNPMVYVVAWALVGVCIAPVLYIILGGLRTNSQITQDPSGFPSTWEFGNYVDVLGSSLFWQQAGNSAITAIATTIGVVVLGVMASFVLARYDFLGRGAMYSLFAAGLMFPMTVAITPLYIMIKSLGLMNSLAGIILPQIAFALPTTIIILVPFLRAIPKELEEAAAIDGASRLGFFFRMVVPLSVPGVVTVGILAFIASWNSYMLPLFILNDESMYTLPLGVQSFASQYSVDTARVLAFTSLSMIPALIFFSLFERRIVGGLTGAVKG, encoded by the coding sequence ATGGCCGCCACCGCCGTGCAGGCGTCGCCCGTCGCCGCTCCCGGCCCCGCCCCGCGGCGCCGCGGGAAGTCGCTGGACCGCGTCAACCCGATGGTCTACGTCGTCGCGTGGGCCCTGGTCGGGGTGTGCATCGCCCCGGTGCTGTACATCATCCTGGGCGGCCTGCGGACGAACTCGCAGATCACGCAGGACCCGTCGGGCTTCCCCTCGACGTGGGAGTTCGGCAACTACGTCGACGTGCTGGGCAGCTCGCTGTTCTGGCAGCAGGCCGGCAACTCCGCGATCACGGCGATCGCGACCACCATCGGCGTGGTCGTGCTCGGGGTGATGGCCAGCTTCGTGCTCGCCCGGTACGACTTCCTCGGGCGCGGCGCGATGTACTCCCTGTTCGCCGCGGGCCTCATGTTCCCGATGACGGTGGCCATCACGCCGCTGTACATCATGATCAAGAGCCTCGGCCTCATGAACAGCCTGGCCGGCATCATCCTGCCGCAGATCGCCTTCGCGCTGCCGACGACGATCATCATCCTGGTGCCGTTCCTGCGGGCCATCCCGAAGGAGCTGGAGGAGGCCGCCGCCATCGACGGCGCGAGCCGGCTCGGGTTCTTCTTCCGGATGGTGGTGCCGCTGTCCGTGCCGGGCGTCGTCACCGTCGGCATCCTCGCGTTCATCGCGAGCTGGAACAGCTACATGCTGCCGCTGTTCATCCTGAACGACGAGTCCATGTACACCCTGCCGCTGGGTGTGCAGTCGTTCGCCTCGCAGTACTCCGTCGACACCGCCCGGGTGCTGGCGTTCACGTCGCTGTCCATGATCCCCGCGCTGATCTTCTTCTCGCTGTTCGAGCGGCGGATCGTCGGCGGGCTCACCGGCGCCGTCAAGGGCTGA
- a CDS encoding glycoside hydrolase family 3 N-terminal domain-containing protein, whose translation MAPSLPALPAWPVVSDRVRDLHARMTLEEKLAQLVGYWLDQNGTVAPMQSEMAAGQKDSGQLPEITRHGLGHYTRVYGTRPVEPAERAAWLWAEQRRLKRETRLGIPALVHEECLTGLAAWKAATYPTPLAWGASFDPDLVQEAARAIGDSMRELGIHQGLAPVLDVVGDPRWGRVDECIGEDPYLVGTVGTAYVRGLQEAGVHATLKHFVGYSASTAGRNHAPVEAGPREIADVYLPPFEMAVRDGGARSVMNAYVDIDGVPLAASTEYLTQVLREEWGFDGVVVADYFAVAFLEVMHRIAADRGEAAALALEAGLDIELPTGDAFLELADRIRSGEVDEALVDRAVLRALAQKEELGLLDPEAFEDEPPAEIDLDSPRQRELARRLAEESVVLLANDGVLPLARPARVAVVGPNAARPEALMGCYSFANHVLAHHPGLPVGFEIRSVQEALLAALPEGTSVVTAEGCTVEGDDRSGFAEAVAAVADADVAVVVVGDQAGLFGRGTVGEGNDVESLELPGVQRALVADLVATGTPVVMVLLTGRPYAIGWALDGIGPRPAAVVQAFFPGEGGGDAIADVLTGAVNPSGRLPVSLPRAAGAQPYRYLHPVLGGPSDVTSTDPTPVRPFGFGLAYTTFAYSDLAVDATVDSAASFEAAVTVTNTGDVAGTETVQLYGRDVHASLVRPVAQLLGYGRVDLEPGESRRITFRVPTTRLAFTDRRMVRVVEPGDVEVWVASHSQASAPDALGDTTGGAISNSRGREERALPGTATPRRTVVVTGGVHEITGADQRVVEVKVTAP comes from the coding sequence GTGGCCCCGTCGCTCCCCGCCCTGCCCGCCTGGCCCGTCGTCTCGGACCGCGTGCGCGACCTGCACGCCCGGATGACGCTGGAGGAGAAGCTCGCCCAGCTGGTGGGCTACTGGCTCGACCAGAACGGCACCGTCGCGCCGATGCAGTCCGAGATGGCCGCCGGCCAGAAGGACTCCGGCCAGCTCCCCGAGATCACCCGCCACGGCCTGGGGCACTACACCCGCGTGTACGGCACCCGCCCGGTGGAGCCGGCGGAGCGCGCGGCCTGGCTGTGGGCCGAGCAGCGTCGCCTCAAGCGCGAGACCCGGCTCGGCATCCCCGCGCTGGTCCACGAGGAGTGCCTCACGGGCCTCGCGGCGTGGAAGGCCGCCACCTACCCGACGCCGCTCGCCTGGGGCGCGTCGTTCGACCCGGACCTGGTGCAGGAGGCCGCCCGCGCGATCGGCGACTCGATGCGCGAGCTCGGTATCCACCAGGGCCTCGCCCCCGTGCTCGACGTCGTCGGCGACCCGCGCTGGGGCCGCGTCGACGAGTGCATCGGCGAGGACCCGTACCTGGTCGGCACCGTCGGCACCGCGTACGTCCGCGGCCTCCAGGAGGCCGGCGTGCACGCGACGCTCAAGCACTTCGTGGGCTACTCCGCCTCCACGGCGGGGCGCAACCACGCGCCGGTCGAGGCCGGCCCCCGCGAGATCGCGGACGTCTACCTGCCGCCGTTCGAGATGGCGGTCCGCGACGGCGGCGCGCGCTCGGTGATGAACGCGTACGTCGACATCGACGGCGTCCCGCTCGCGGCGAGCACCGAGTACCTGACGCAGGTGCTGCGCGAGGAGTGGGGCTTCGACGGCGTCGTCGTCGCCGACTACTTCGCCGTGGCGTTCCTCGAGGTCATGCACCGGATCGCCGCCGACCGCGGCGAGGCGGCCGCGCTGGCGCTCGAGGCCGGCCTCGACATCGAGCTGCCCACCGGGGACGCGTTCCTCGAGCTCGCGGACCGGATCCGCTCCGGCGAGGTGGACGAGGCGCTCGTGGACCGCGCCGTGCTGCGCGCGCTCGCCCAGAAGGAGGAGCTCGGGCTGCTCGACCCCGAGGCGTTCGAGGACGAGCCGCCGGCCGAGATCGACCTGGACTCCCCGCGGCAGCGCGAGCTGGCGCGACGCCTCGCCGAGGAGTCCGTGGTGCTGCTCGCCAACGACGGCGTGCTGCCGCTGGCCCGGCCGGCGCGCGTCGCCGTCGTGGGCCCGAACGCGGCCCGGCCCGAGGCGCTCATGGGCTGCTACTCGTTCGCCAACCACGTGCTCGCGCACCACCCGGGCCTGCCGGTCGGCTTCGAGATCCGCAGCGTCCAGGAGGCGCTGCTGGCCGCGCTCCCGGAGGGCACCTCGGTCGTCACCGCCGAGGGCTGCACCGTCGAGGGCGACGACCGGTCCGGCTTCGCGGAGGCGGTCGCCGCGGTGGCGGACGCGGACGTGGCCGTGGTCGTCGTCGGCGACCAGGCGGGCCTGTTCGGGCGCGGCACGGTCGGCGAGGGCAACGACGTCGAGTCGCTCGAGCTGCCCGGCGTGCAGCGCGCCCTCGTGGCCGACCTGGTCGCCACCGGCACGCCCGTCGTCATGGTGCTGCTCACCGGCCGGCCGTACGCGATCGGCTGGGCCCTCGACGGCATCGGCCCGCGTCCCGCGGCGGTCGTGCAGGCGTTCTTCCCCGGCGAGGGCGGCGGCGACGCGATCGCCGACGTGCTCACCGGCGCCGTGAACCCGTCCGGCCGGCTGCCCGTGTCGCTGCCGCGCGCGGCCGGCGCCCAGCCGTACCGCTACCTGCACCCGGTGCTCGGCGGGCCGTCCGACGTCACGTCGACCGACCCGACGCCGGTGCGGCCGTTCGGGTTCGGCCTGGCGTACACGACCTTCGCCTACTCGGACCTGGCCGTCGACGCCACGGTGGACTCGGCCGCGTCGTTCGAGGCCGCGGTCACGGTGACCAACACCGGGGACGTCGCGGGCACGGAGACCGTCCAGCTCTACGGGCGCGACGTGCACGCCTCGCTGGTCCGGCCCGTCGCGCAGCTGCTCGGCTACGGGCGGGTGGACCTGGAGCCCGGCGAGTCGCGCCGGATCACGTTCCGCGTCCCGACCACGCGCCTGGCGTTCACGGACCGCCGGATGGTGCGGGTGGTCGAGCCCGGCGACGTCGAGGTGTGGGTCGCGTCCCACTCCCAGGCGTCCGCGCCGGACGCGCTGGGCGACACGACGGGCGGGGCGATCAGCAACAGCCGCGGCCGCGAGGAGCGCGCGCTGCCGGGCACCGCCACGCCGCGGCGCACGGTCGTCGTCACCGGCGGGGTGCACGAGATCACCGGCGCCGACCAGCGCGTGGTCGAGGTCAAGGTCACCGCGCCGTGA
- a CDS encoding glycoside hydrolase family 43 protein, protein MTTVPNPLLPGCYPDPSVCRVGDDYYLVTSTFEYLPGLPVFHSRDLASWEQIGHVVDRPGQLDYTGLASSSGLYAPTIRHHDGRFWVICTLVDQAAATREPGRGNFLVTATDPAGPWSDPVWLDEDGIDPSILFDDDGRVWVHGTRPARQPEWHDQTEVWVRELDTETLRLTGPEHVVWSGAVRGAVWAEGPHLYRVGDGYYLLAAEGGTEFHHAVSVARADRVTGPYTGNRGNPVLTHRHLGRGSGVVGVGHADLLEAADGTWWAVALAMRTYGGYHYPLGRETFLVPVTWEDGWPVFAPGLGRVPDHVEVAGAGAWPPGVVQAAAPGPVPAGDLRWTAVRALPSEVATADGDAWLLPVRPAGLGDVEVPAFLGLRQQRTDLDLRVTLEADLAEGEEAGLAARQSERHHVRLSVGAAQPDGTRRAVLVRRADDDETELGSVTLTGPEGAPVTLLLRARGTQYALHAGIGDAEPVLVGHADARWLDSVTTGGFLGVWLGVHATSGGRPTTSVVRVREVLLDHPR, encoded by the coding sequence GTGACGACGGTCCCCAACCCGCTGCTGCCCGGCTGCTACCCCGACCCGTCGGTCTGCCGGGTCGGGGACGACTACTACCTCGTCACCTCGACGTTCGAGTACCTGCCCGGGCTGCCGGTGTTCCACAGCCGCGACCTCGCGAGCTGGGAGCAGATCGGGCACGTCGTCGACCGCCCCGGGCAGCTCGACTACACCGGCCTGGCGTCCTCGTCCGGCCTGTACGCCCCGACGATCCGGCACCACGACGGCCGGTTCTGGGTCATCTGCACGCTCGTGGACCAGGCGGCGGCCACCCGCGAGCCGGGCCGCGGCAACTTCCTCGTGACCGCCACCGACCCGGCCGGCCCGTGGTCCGACCCGGTGTGGCTGGACGAGGACGGCATCGACCCGTCGATCCTGTTCGACGACGACGGCCGCGTCTGGGTGCACGGCACCCGGCCGGCTCGGCAGCCCGAGTGGCACGACCAGACCGAGGTCTGGGTGCGCGAGCTCGACACGGAGACGCTGCGCCTGACCGGCCCGGAGCACGTCGTGTGGTCCGGCGCCGTCCGCGGCGCGGTCTGGGCGGAGGGGCCGCACCTGTACCGGGTGGGCGACGGCTACTACCTGCTCGCGGCGGAGGGCGGCACCGAGTTCCACCACGCCGTCAGCGTCGCGCGCGCCGACCGCGTCACCGGCCCGTACACCGGGAACCGGGGCAACCCGGTCCTCACGCACCGGCACCTGGGCCGCGGGTCGGGCGTCGTGGGCGTCGGGCACGCGGACCTGCTGGAGGCGGCCGACGGCACGTGGTGGGCGGTCGCGCTCGCGATGCGGACCTACGGCGGCTACCACTACCCGCTCGGGCGGGAGACGTTCCTCGTGCCCGTGACGTGGGAGGACGGCTGGCCGGTGTTCGCGCCGGGCCTGGGTCGCGTGCCGGACCACGTCGAGGTGGCGGGCGCCGGCGCCTGGCCCCCCGGGGTCGTCCAGGCCGCCGCTCCCGGGCCCGTCCCGGCCGGTGACCTCCGGTGGACCGCGGTGCGCGCGCTGCCGTCCGAGGTCGCCACCGCCGACGGTGACGCGTGGCTGCTGCCCGTGCGCCCCGCGGGTCTGGGCGACGTGGAGGTGCCGGCGTTCCTGGGCCTGCGCCAGCAGCGCACCGACCTCGACCTGCGCGTGACGCTCGAGGCCGACCTGGCCGAGGGCGAGGAGGCCGGCCTCGCGGCACGGCAGTCCGAGCGGCACCACGTCCGGCTGTCGGTCGGCGCCGCGCAGCCGGACGGCACCCGGCGGGCCGTGCTCGTGCGCCGTGCGGACGACGACGAGACCGAGCTGGGCTCGGTGACCCTCACCGGGCCGGAGGGCGCCCCGGTCACGCTGCTGCTGCGCGCCCGCGGCACGCAGTACGCCCTGCACGCCGGGATCGGGGACGCCGAGCCGGTGCTCGTCGGGCACGCCGACGCCCGCTGGCTCGACTCGGTGACCACCGGCGGGTTCCTCGGCGTGTGGCTCGGGGTGCACGCGACGAGCGGCGGCCGGCCGACGACGTCGGTGGTGCGGGTCCGCGAGGTGCTGCTCGACCACCCGCGGTAG
- a CDS encoding acetylxylan esterase yields the protein MYLDLAEPQLWEHVSALVDPEDFDAFWAGTLTESRGRGAATTVEPVATPLTTVELHDVTFPGFAGDPVRAWYRRPAGVDGPLPVVVQYVGYGGGRGEVTENLLWASAGFAHLYVDSRGQGAGWSRGATPDPWGTGPQVPGVMTRGIEDPATYYYRRLLTDAVLAVDAARALPGVDPDRVAVVGGSQGGAMALAAGALADGVGAVVANVPFLCDIARAIGITDAKPFSEVVEYLAIHRDAAEQVLRTLSYVDGVAMARRGTAPARFSVGLMDPVVPPSTVVAAHREWQGPKELRVWRYNGHESGGPQEDLEAVEFVRTTLG from the coding sequence GTGTACCTGGACCTGGCCGAGCCGCAGCTGTGGGAGCACGTGTCCGCGCTGGTGGACCCGGAGGACTTCGACGCGTTCTGGGCGGGCACGCTCACCGAGAGCCGCGGGCGCGGCGCCGCGACGACGGTGGAGCCGGTGGCGACGCCGCTGACGACGGTCGAGCTGCACGACGTCACGTTCCCGGGCTTCGCGGGCGACCCCGTGCGCGCGTGGTACCGCCGCCCCGCCGGGGTGGACGGCCCGCTCCCGGTGGTCGTGCAGTACGTCGGCTACGGCGGCGGCCGCGGCGAGGTCACGGAGAACCTGCTGTGGGCCTCCGCGGGCTTCGCGCACCTGTACGTCGACAGCCGCGGCCAGGGCGCCGGCTGGAGCCGCGGCGCGACGCCGGACCCCTGGGGCACCGGCCCGCAGGTGCCGGGCGTGATGACGCGCGGCATCGAGGACCCGGCCACGTACTACTACCGCCGGCTGTTGACCGACGCGGTGCTCGCCGTGGACGCCGCCCGCGCCCTGCCGGGCGTCGACCCCGACCGGGTCGCGGTGGTGGGCGGCAGCCAGGGCGGCGCGATGGCGCTCGCGGCGGGCGCGCTGGCGGACGGCGTGGGCGCCGTCGTCGCGAACGTGCCGTTCCTGTGCGACATCGCGCGGGCGATCGGCATCACCGACGCCAAGCCGTTCTCGGAGGTCGTCGAGTACCTCGCGATCCACCGGGACGCCGCCGAGCAGGTGCTGCGCACGCTGTCCTACGTGGACGGCGTCGCGATGGCCCGCCGCGGCACCGCCCCCGCGCGGTTCTCGGTGGGCCTCATGGACCCCGTGGTGCCGCCGTCGACGGTCGTGGCGGCCCACCGCGAGTGGCAGGGCCCGAAGGAGCTGCGGGTCTGGCGCTACAACGGGCACGAGTCCGGCGGCCCGCAGGAGGACCTGGAGGCCGTCGAGTTCGTGCGGACCACGCTGGGCTGA
- a CDS encoding amidase, whose product MTALHDRTALDLRDGLRAGDLDPVAVADHFLARAAASDLGAFATTTPEAARARASALAAAGPVAGAVLWGLPLADKDLGDRAGVPTGFGSRAWAGAHRYVPEVSGDVAQVLDAAGAVSLGKTAAPELGFPATTEPLTGPPARNPWDPGRSAGGSSGGAAVAVAAGLLPVAPGSDGGGSIRIPAAACGLVGLKPTRGLLPAGGGVESLGGLVVHGPIARTTADAALLLEGLLPRDADGAVPHPRTLRTAAGPAGSYLAAALHGATPDGRSAFRVGVSTFSAWQDAYDVAPGPEAVAALDDAVAALGALGHDVQDTGRWDPDPRYAPAFRALWMAGASAVPLDDPERLALLEPLSRWLVEQGRALPARALAEALADLARFERTMVTRVGRYDAVLLPAMAMTPRPLGWYDAEDPERSFAQQCAYTPYTSMLNVAGLPAITVPVRWTDADDAAPAGLPMGVQLAGRPGSEHVLLALAAQLEERLRWPDRRPPTW is encoded by the coding sequence GTGACCGCGCTGCACGACCGGACCGCCCTCGACCTGCGTGACGGCCTGCGCGCCGGCGACCTCGACCCGGTGGCGGTCGCCGACCACTTCCTGGCGCGGGCGGCGGCGAGCGACCTGGGCGCGTTCGCGACGACCACGCCGGAGGCCGCGCGGGCACGGGCGTCGGCGCTCGCGGCGGCCGGCCCGGTGGCGGGTGCGGTGCTGTGGGGGCTGCCGCTGGCGGACAAGGACCTGGGGGACCGCGCGGGGGTGCCGACGGGGTTCGGGTCCCGGGCGTGGGCCGGTGCGCACCGGTACGTCCCCGAGGTGAGCGGCGACGTCGCGCAGGTGCTGGACGCCGCCGGCGCGGTGTCGCTCGGGAAGACCGCGGCGCCGGAGCTCGGGTTCCCGGCGACCACCGAGCCGCTGACCGGGCCGCCCGCCCGGAACCCGTGGGACCCGGGGCGCAGCGCCGGCGGGTCCAGCGGCGGCGCGGCGGTGGCGGTCGCGGCGGGCCTGCTGCCCGTGGCGCCGGGCTCGGACGGCGGCGGGTCCATCCGGATCCCCGCGGCGGCGTGCGGGCTGGTGGGGCTGAAGCCGACGCGTGGCCTGCTGCCGGCCGGCGGCGGGGTGGAGTCGCTCGGCGGTCTGGTGGTGCACGGGCCGATCGCCCGGACCACGGCGGACGCGGCGCTGCTGCTGGAGGGCCTGCTGCCGCGGGACGCCGACGGGGCGGTGCCGCACCCGCGCACGCTGCGGACCGCCGCCGGGCCGGCCGGGTCGTACCTCGCGGCGGCGCTGCACGGCGCGACGCCGGACGGGCGGTCGGCGTTCCGGGTGGGCGTCAGCACGTTCAGCGCCTGGCAGGACGCGTACGACGTGGCGCCGGGGCCCGAGGCGGTGGCCGCGCTGGACGACGCGGTCGCCGCGCTGGGCGCGCTCGGGCACGACGTCCAGGACACCGGGCGCTGGGACCCCGACCCGCGCTACGCGCCCGCGTTCCGCGCGCTGTGGATGGCCGGCGCGTCCGCGGTGCCGCTCGACGACCCGGAGCGGCTCGCGCTGCTGGAGCCCCTCAGCCGCTGGCTGGTGGAGCAGGGCCGCGCGCTGCCGGCGCGGGCGCTCGCGGAGGCGCTGGCGGACCTCGCGCGGTTCGAGCGCACGATGGTGACGCGCGTCGGGCGCTACGACGCGGTGCTGCTGCCGGCGATGGCGATGACCCCGCGGCCGCTCGGGTGGTACGACGCGGAGGACCCGGAGCGGAGCTTCGCGCAGCAGTGCGCGTACACGCCGTACACCTCGATGCTCAACGTCGCGGGGCTGCCCGCGATCACGGTGCCGGTGCGGTGGACGGACGCCGACGACGCCGCGCCGGCGGGGCTGCCGATGGGGGTGCAGCTCGCGGGGCGCCCCGGGAGCGAGCACGTGCTGCTGGCGCTCGCGGCGCAGCTCGAGGAGCGGCTCCGCTGGCCGGATCGGCGACCGCCGACCTGGTGA
- a CDS encoding NUDIX domain-containing protein — MTAAARTSAGLLLHRRGPDDALQVLVGHMGGPFWARRPRSWTVPKGEPLPGEDPLATALREFAEEVGVPAPPGVDVDLGEVRQRAGKVVHLWARATGLDLAASRGPVSQVTVEWPPRSGREVTFPELDELRWYGLDEARGLLVEAQTAFLDRLVDVVAGG, encoded by the coding sequence GTGACCGCCGCCGCGCGCACCAGCGCCGGCCTGCTGCTGCACCGCCGGGGGCCGGACGACGCGCTCCAGGTGCTCGTCGGGCACATGGGCGGGCCGTTCTGGGCGCGACGGCCCCGGTCCTGGACCGTGCCGAAGGGCGAGCCGCTGCCCGGCGAGGACCCGCTCGCGACCGCCCTGCGCGAGTTCGCGGAGGAGGTCGGCGTCCCCGCACCCCCGGGGGTGGACGTCGACCTCGGGGAGGTCCGCCAGCGCGCGGGCAAGGTCGTGCACCTGTGGGCGCGCGCCACGGGCCTGGACCTCGCCGCCTCCCGCGGGCCGGTCAGTCAGGTCACGGTGGAGTGGCCGCCCCGCAGCGGGCGGGAGGTCACGTTCCCGGAGCTGGACGAGCTGCGCTGGTACGGCCTCGACGAGGCGCGCGGGCTGCTGGTGGAGGCGCAGACCGCGTTCCTCGACCGCCTCGTCGACGTGGTCGCCGGGGGCTGA